One genomic segment of Erysipelotrichaceae bacterium 66202529 includes these proteins:
- a CDS encoding V-type ATP synthase subunit A translates to MSENVIYSINGPVVKVQNAVDFSMLEKVYVGHKRLMGEVISISKEATTIQVYESTTGLKPGEPVEPTGSPISVTLGPGILRNIFDGIERPLKEIAKESGAFIATGSDVAPLDEDALWDVTVKASVGDEVVPGQIFATLPETDLIEHRCMIPPTLYGTVVEAAENGKYSINQCILKVKDDKDKVHELTLVQKWPIKTARPVAERLPISVPLITGQRIFDTLFPIAKGGTAAIPGGFGTGKTMTQHQLAKWCDADIIVYVGCGERGNEMTQVLEEFSELIDPKSNRPLTDRTVLIANTSNMPVAAREASIYTGLTLAEYYRDMGYHVAIMADSTSRWAEALREISGRLEEMPAEEGFPAYLPSRISQFYERAGYMKTLNDQVGSVSIIGAVSPQGSDFSEPVTQNTKRFVRCFWALDKQLAYARHYFAINWTESYSEYVTDLTKWYNKNVDMRFLRNRQEIMSLLAEEAKLMEIVKLIGSDVLPEDQKLVIEICKVIRVGYLQQNAFHKDDTYVPLEKQLKMMDVILYLYKRCKDLVAQGKPMSQVVASGIFDKVTKMKYDVPNDHIELLDTYFQQIDAAVSQVA, encoded by the coding sequence GTGAGTGAAAATGTTATATATTCCATCAACGGTCCAGTCGTAAAGGTCCAAAATGCAGTCGACTTCTCCATGCTGGAGAAGGTATATGTCGGTCATAAACGTCTGATGGGAGAGGTTATTTCCATCAGTAAGGAGGCAACGACGATTCAGGTGTATGAATCCACAACAGGATTAAAGCCGGGAGAACCCGTCGAGCCTACGGGCAGTCCGATTTCTGTAACACTGGGGCCTGGTATCCTGCGTAATATCTTTGACGGAATCGAACGTCCGCTGAAGGAGATTGCAAAGGAATCCGGTGCCTTTATTGCGACCGGTAGCGATGTGGCACCGCTGGATGAAGATGCTTTATGGGATGTAACGGTAAAGGCTTCTGTAGGGGATGAGGTTGTTCCCGGACAGATCTTTGCGACACTTCCGGAAACGGATTTGATCGAGCACCGCTGCATGATTCCGCCAACCCTGTATGGAACGGTTGTGGAAGCTGCAGAAAACGGAAAATACAGCATCAATCAGTGCATCCTGAAGGTAAAGGATGATAAGGATAAGGTTCATGAGCTGACCCTGGTACAGAAATGGCCGATTAAAACGGCACGACCTGTGGCAGAGCGTCTTCCAATCAGTGTACCGCTGATTACCGGACAGCGTATTTTTGATACCCTGTTCCCGATTGCCAAGGGTGGTACGGCAGCGATTCCAGGCGGCTTTGGTACCGGAAAGACCATGACCCAGCATCAGCTGGCAAAATGGTGTGATGCGGATATCATCGTCTATGTCGGCTGCGGAGAGCGTGGAAACGAGATGACGCAGGTTTTGGAGGAATTCTCCGAGCTGATCGATCCGAAATCCAATCGTCCGCTGACCGATCGTACCGTGCTGATTGCCAATACGTCCAACATGCCGGTTGCGGCACGTGAGGCGAGTATTTATACCGGTCTGACACTGGCAGAGTATTATCGTGATATGGGCTATCATGTTGCCATCATGGCGGATTCCACATCACGCTGGGCAGAAGCGCTTCGTGAAATCAGTGGACGTCTGGAGGAAATGCCGGCTGAGGAAGGCTTCCCGGCATATCTGCCAAGTCGTATCTCACAGTTCTATGAGCGTGCCGGCTATATGAAGACACTGAATGATCAGGTAGGGTCCGTATCTATCATCGGTGCCGTATCTCCGCAGGGATCTGACTTCTCCGAGCCGGTTACCCAGAACACCAAGCGGTTTGTACGCTGCTTCTGGGCGCTGGACAAGCAGCTTGCCTATGCACGTCACTATTTCGCCATTAACTGGACGGAAAGCTATTCTGAATATGTGACGGATTTAACAAAATGGTACAATAAGAATGTGGATATGCGTTTCCTTCGCAACCGTCAGGAGATCATGAGTCTGCTGGCAGAGGAAGCGAAGCTGATGGAAATTGTAAAGCTGATCGGTAGTGATGTACTGCCGGAGGATCAGAAGCTGGTCATTGAAATCTGCAAGGTTATCCGTGTCGGATATCTGCAGCAGAATGCGTTCCATAAGGATGATACGTATGTACCGCTGGAAAAGCAGCTGAAAATGATGGATGTTATTTTGTATCTATACAAACGCTGTAAGGATTTGGTTGCACAGGGAAAACCGATGAGCCAGGTGGTGGCTTCTGGGATTTTCGACAAGGTAACCAAAATGAAATACGATGTGCCGAATGACCATATTGAACTGCTGGACACCTATTTTCAACAGATCGATGCGGCTGTCTCACAGGTTGCGTAA